CCTCGGGGCTGGCTGGAGAAGAGGGGTGCGGGGCCTGTTGGCACTGCTCCATCTCCCCAGGATGCTCtcctgcaccagcagctgctccccatGCTCCTGCTCCGCGGCCAGACCAAGATTGAAAGCTCAGCAGGCTGCTGGCATGTTTTAGCCTCATGCAGGCATCCCTTGAAGACCCCAGAGCAGTGGACAGTAATGTGAAAACGATACTCATGTCGTGTCTGAAAGGGCAACAGGTCATCATTAAAATGGAGGCGATGAAAATCATCCACCCGGAGAAGTTTTCAGAGCTGCAGGCCTCACAGCCACGCTACACGCCAGCCCCGCGTCGCGAGCCGCCACTCGTGGCCAAGCGTGCGTGGCCCTCCGAGTCCGAGATCATCGTCAACCAGGCGTGCGGGGACATCCCTGCCCTGGATGCCACCCCCGGCCCCCTGCCGCTGCCCCGGACTCCCCCCCTGCCGCGGCGAGAGCGTGGGTACCAGAGCCAGCGGAAGGGCAGCTCAGAGGTTTGCTACCACCGGCAGCCACCGTCGGACGAGGTGATCGTCAACCAGTACGTGTTGCACCCCTCGACACCCTGCGAGCCCCTTGAGTGCCCCACCTGCGGCCACATGTACAACTTCACCAACAAGCGGCCCCGcatcctctcctgcctgcactcGGTGTGCGAGGAGTGCCTGCAGATTCTCTACGAGTCCTGCCCCAAGTACAAGTTCATCTCCTGCCCCACCTGCAAGCGGGAGACCGTCCTCTTCACCGACTACGGGCTGGCAGCGCTGGCCGTCAACACCAGTATCCTCAACAGACTGCCGGCTGAGGCCCTGGCTGCCAACCCCGTCCAGTGGAGCAGCGACACTGACCGCAGCTGCTACCAGACCTTTCGCCAGTACTGTGGGGCTGCCTGCACCTGCCACATCCGAAACCCGCTGTCTTCCTGCACCATCATGTGAGCCCCGTGCCCCTGCCCGTACCTCCCGGCAGCGAGGCGGCTGGTGGGTGGGAGAGAGGATGTCGCAGCACCGCGGCCAGTCCCCGGTCCCATCTTGGCCGATGGCACAGCCCGGGGATGTTCCACTTCTCGCTGCAGCCAAGGACGTGGGGGACCAGCGTCCTTGCCGACACTGGTGGGGGGCGATGGGGACGCTGGGACCTGGCGGTGGCCCCCTACACCCCAGTGGTGCCTGGGGAGAGGGACATTGGGATGGGTAGCATGTCCACCAGCGCATCCAGGggccccagctccccccatCCTGTGGTGGGTGCCCCTGCTGCGCATCAAGCATCCCGCGGTGCTCCTTCCCTGAGcactttctccctcctctctccctgcgGCTCCCGAAAGCGGGACTCCCGAACAGAGCGACACCCTCCCCATCACCCGGCGGCAGCGGCACGAGGAGCCCTGGAGGTGCATGATGCCGCAGCGGGTGGCGTGCCCGGCATGGGAGGTGAGGACAggtccccagctgcccccccccgccttctctGTAAGTTATTTGCCAAAGCTTTCATCTCAGTGGCCAAGCTGCCACGCACCCGAGTTGTAGCCACGCCAAGCCGCCGCACCAGCCCCTCGGTTGCGAGCAGACACGCGGCCCGTTTCCTCCGCAGGCCCTTGAGGAAAGCTCCACTTTATCCTCGTTTTGGAGGattcttgttttttccccatccatCCCTGGCCACCCCATCCCAGGCCGCTACGCGTTCACAAAGGCATTGAGCTGTTCCCGTTCTCTGCCACTCCACCCGGTGCCCTGCACCGATGCCCCGTGGGATGGCTCAAGGGGGTGGCGGGGGGTCCGGTACTCGAGGGGgttcagctgggcaggggggcagAGGTCTGGCTCCTGCCCACAGTCCCTTCCCCGgagcagcacctctgctctgaCCCCTGTGTGGAGGGCCTGGCACGGCAGCAGCCCCCTGTGCACAGTCTTGCTTTCTCCAGGGCACCTGGAGGGATGAGTTTGCtgccaaaaaagcaaaaaaataaacctaaaaaaataaagaaaaagccataATTTGCGGGTGCTTCTGCGGGGCTGAGCAGCACAACCCGGCACAGCTGCAGCACCGGGGGCCTGCAGTGCCCGGTCCCAGGGCACTGGTGCTGGGCGAGCCAGAGGGGCCCTGTGGAGCCCCACACCCTGGCTCTTCTGGAGGGAAGAGCAGCCCCCAGCAGTGGCCGAAGCCCAGCATCCACCCAGGGAGAGGGGCCATACCaaccccctgcccgccccgagGGAGCAGGCGATGCTGCCGGCACAGCCCCGGGTCCCACCCCGCTGCCGGTGGAGAATGGGGGCCGATATCGTTTCTGTGTTGCTCTGCCAATGCCTCCCGCTGCTGGTTGTGACAATGATCATGTTTTATACCCGGCCTTGTTCTAACCCCATCAGTCTCCCCAATAAAGATTATATTGGAACGAACGACGAGCCAGTGTCTCGGGGGCGCGTCGCTgcgggcaggagcggggctgtgCACCAGTCGGGATGCTGCGCCCTGGTCCTGCTCGGTCCCTGGGGCGAGGTGGGGGCAGATACCCAGAGGAAGGGCTTTCCCCTGGACTGACACCTCCTCCAACCTGGCTCTCAGCTCTGATGcggttgtgtcccctccctaCCCAGCCCCTCATCCCACCACACGTGGCTGGGCACCATGGGGTACCCTGCCCACCTTGGCGGGGGGTTCCCAGTCACACCAAGGGTTCTTAAATACCCTTTGGATGTCCCGTTCCTCCCTGAGGGACATGGTATGCTGGGGGAGGATTTACCAGCCTGGCCCAGGTGGCACCCACTGGCGAAGGGAGCCGGACAGGGACACGGGCAGTGCCGGGTTCCCCCTGCCCCACTCCGGTGAGGCCGACGCACCCACAGGCCCTGCCACGCTCGTGGCCTCTTTGCACCATCCCCAGCTGCACACAGGGACTGCCCTGGGGCCCGGCATGCATCTGGCAGCACCGACAAACAGCATCAGTGGGGAGCACCCACGGCCTGCACCGAATGGACCCCAGGGTTGCTGCAGTGGCggctctgcagctggaagaggcagaaatttgcagcagaagcagccgGGAGGATGCTCCCGGGGCAGCGTGGTTCCCCGGGGTGTGAGCTGTGCACGCAGGCTGGCgggtgcatgtgtgtgtgtgctcacaCTGAGGCTTTCTGTGCACACACAGCCCCACTCCCCACTGGGGAGCAGCTTCCAAAGCATTGGCACATCCCCGGCTCACGGCTGAGCTCTGAGGCAGCTCCCACCCCCCGGGGTGCAGGCTGTGCGGGGTGGCTGCCGACTCCTCGACTAACTCCCCCAGGGGGGTTCTATGCCCAGGAAATGAAACCACATCCTAGTCCATGGGTGCTGAATTACAGCGTCAATAATGCAGCCGGTGCCGTCCTTGGCCCCAAGTGTGCTGCGGCCGTGACCCAGCTCCCCGGCCGTGCACTGCATCCTCGCTGTCCTTCGTGGGTGTGGGGGGCACatgcagccctggcagcagcgCTGGGGGCTCCGGGTGGTCACAGTGACCCCCCAGTGAGCCCAATGATGCGGAATCTTGGGGAAGCTGGGGCAGTCCCAAGTCTGGGATGAGCATCTCCATCACCCCAAAGGATGAGCAACTCCATCTGCAGGGACCCAAAGACACCGAAGCAATGGGCCAACCAGAAGGAGGTGGTGGCAGCATTTTTGCCCTCAAAGAAGGAATTTGCCCTTTTTATTATGTAAGGATGAAGGGTACAGCGTGTCctctcccgccccccccccccccgcagtaCCTCTTGGGTACAGAGTAAATTTAAAACCACTAATTTGATTTTGAGTTGCAATTAAGGAAGAAATGGGGCCTTTCAGGAGTAAGTGCTGGGCgacagcccatttctccagccctATTAACCTCGAATGAGCGCTCGTAGGAAGAGGGGCCAGGGTGTGCTgccaggggacagggacagcagTGCGGTGCCAGCCCTCGTGTCATGGCTGCAGGTGCATTAAAAGTCTTTCAAAGTCACTCCAGCTTCCCAAGCCCCGAAACTCCCATGGCCACACTGAGCTTTGTGCCTTCAAGCTGGGTTTCCAAGCGCTCCAAGTCCCATCCACTGCTTAAACATGGCCGGGACATTGCCGTGGGAGCAGGTTTGGATGTGTGTGAGCAAAGATGCTCAGAGAAGTTCTCAGATGAGCTGGTTTTAAAATCTCCTGGTTGATGTAATGTCTGTCACAGGATGGGATGAAGCTCTGGGCTCTCCCGGTGTCTGGGCCGGCCCATGGTGGGAGAGAGGACTTGGGAGGTTAAGGGACTCCTGGGGATGACCCTTCTGCAAACGCCCTTGGTGTAGATGTGGGAAGGGCCGGGAACGGGCAGCTTCTCTGCCAGTTTGGGGGTCAGCCTTTGGCACGGGTTCAGTGGAAGATGTTTTCCAGCTATTCTCCCCaaaaccagctcctgcagctgggctggtcGGTGCTGGGGGTcgtgcggggctgggggcagctctGAGCTCCTGCCAGTGATGGGTGGGCAGCCCCGGGCAGCGCCGAGGCCGGTCCCCGCGTGTGTGGCCCCACCAGACCCATCctgcctcgccaccctcaccACTGTTGCACAACAGGACAGTTCCCCGTTGGTGCAGAGTGGGGGGAGGATCCGGCCCCAGCACGGCCCAGGGGCCGATGTCTGTGCTGGGCTACGTGGCAGCGTGATGCCAGGCTGGGAAGGAGGTGACCAAGCAGAAGGGCTGTGCCCTCCTTGGGAACACACAGCCTCAAAACCTCGACCCAGGGCAGTCACGCACCCAAAACGGCCATTTCAGTGGGGAGGAAGCCACTGGCAACGGCCTCTGCCAGCGCCCGGCTTTCACAACAAGGTGCAACCCCACGATGAGAAGATAACGGGCTGTGGCACAGAGCCTGAGAGGCTGTGACGGGTCCCTGGGGCAGCTCTGGCCCCACACACAGGGAGGGAGCCCGGGAGCTTTCCTGGGGTTAAATCCAGACAAGGGCTGCCCGCAGGCACGGGCACCTGCTCCCACTCACTGCCCAGCTCCACGTTCAAGGTCAGAT
This genomic stretch from Balearica regulorum gibbericeps isolate bBalReg1 chromosome 20, bBalReg1.pri, whole genome shotgun sequence harbors:
- the RNF208 gene encoding RING finger protein 208 — encoded protein: MQASLEDPRAVDSNVKTILMSCLKGQQVIIKMEAMKIIHPEKFSELQASQPRYTPAPRREPPLVAKRAWPSESEIIVNQACGDIPALDATPGPLPLPRTPPLPRRERGYQSQRKGSSEVCYHRQPPSDEVIVNQYVLHPSTPCEPLECPTCGHMYNFTNKRPRILSCLHSVCEECLQILYESCPKYKFISCPTCKRETVLFTDYGLAALAVNTSILNRLPAEALAANPVQWSSDTDRSCYQTFRQYCGAACTCHIRNPLSSCTIM